A window from Abyssisolibacter fermentans encodes these proteins:
- a CDS encoding PTS sugar transporter subunit IIC, whose amino-acid sequence MKKLIDFMNSKFAPVLTKITKNVWISSIQDTMMSVLPMIFVGSLITMISLLSNIIPNFPNLSPINSFSFGLLSLFVAFLIPYNVMGKKDKAKMKITSGIASIALFLMLLNPTFTEDGGITFVFERFGSAGMFVAIVVGIFTGIIMNIFANLSLFKKDSTIPDFVKAWFDSMIPITIVLLTGWLFNYALHIDLFTMIINIFMPLAKIGNTLPGFVLFYFITVFIYSFGISGWTLVPIVFPIWLQGIADNAALVAQGKAPVFINTYEVIYTGWIAVGGIGSTLILVILMVLSKSKRLKAIGKAVLIPSIFNINEPVVYGAPIAWNPILMIPFWLNGLIIPTITYIVLNMGLVPIPSQVFQLWYLPFPIPTYIVAGIKGVILLAFLVLIMFLIWYPFFKVYEAQEIKKENEETQEYDDLELELD is encoded by the coding sequence ATGAAAAAATTAATTGATTTTATGAATTCGAAATTTGCTCCAGTTTTAACAAAAATCACTAAGAATGTTTGGATTTCATCAATTCAAGATACTATGATGTCAGTATTGCCTATGATATTTGTGGGTTCATTAATCACAATGATATCCCTATTAAGCAATATCATTCCAAACTTTCCTAATTTGAGTCCAATTAATAGTTTTTCATTTGGGCTATTAAGCTTATTTGTTGCCTTTTTAATTCCATACAACGTTATGGGTAAGAAAGATAAAGCTAAGATGAAAATAACTTCGGGAATAGCTTCAATAGCATTGTTTTTGATGTTATTAAATCCAACCTTTACAGAAGATGGAGGCATAACCTTTGTCTTTGAACGTTTTGGATCAGCAGGTATGTTTGTTGCTATTGTGGTAGGAATATTTACAGGAATTATAATGAATATTTTTGCTAATTTGTCCCTATTTAAGAAAGATTCAACTATACCAGACTTTGTAAAAGCTTGGTTTGATTCAATGATACCTATAACCATTGTTTTACTTACTGGATGGTTGTTTAATTATGCATTACACATAGATTTGTTTACAATGATTATTAATATATTTATGCCATTAGCAAAAATAGGAAATACTTTACCCGGATTTGTTTTATTCTACTTTATAACAGTTTTTATATACTCTTTTGGTATAAGTGGATGGACACTAGTCCCTATTGTATTTCCAATTTGGTTACAAGGCATAGCTGATAATGCTGCTTTAGTTGCTCAAGGAAAAGCACCAGTATTTATAAATACTTACGAGGTAATCTATACAGGATGGATTGCTGTTGGTGGAATAGGAAGTACATTAATTCTTGTAATTTTAATGGTATTATCTAAATCAAAAAGATTAAAAGCAATAGGAAAAGCAGTATTAATACCATCAATATTTAATATAAATGAGCCAGTAGTATATGGAGCACCGATTGCTTGGAATCCAATACTAATGATTCCCTTCTGGTTAAACGGCCTTATTATCCCGACAATTACATATATTGTCCTTAATATGGGATTAGTACCAATACCTTCACAAGTTTTTCAACTTTGGTATTTGCCTTTTCCTATACCAACATACATTGTAGCAGGTATTAAAGGCGTTATTTTACTAGCATTTTTAGTTCTTATAATGTTCTTAATCTGGTATCCATTCTTTAAGGTGTATGAAGCTCAAGAGATTAAGAAAGAAAATGAAGAAACTCAAGAATATGATGATTTAGAACTAGAATTAGACTAA
- a CDS encoding hydantoinase/oxoprolinase family protein, whose product MGEKKYRIGIDVGGTFTDAVVIDNETYEIIGKEKIPTTHNAKEGVAKGIIDIIQKIIINNNINADDIIFIAHGTTQATNALLEGDVSPVGIIAIGTGIESIKSKSETQIGDIELAKGKFLKTEHAFIDSKGLNEKENEIKDLIKRFKENGIGTIVSTEAYSVDNPENEEKVLEVGRKLGYYGTASHEISKLYGLKTRTRTAVINGSIIPRMMETANMTESSVIDAGIKSPLMIMRCDGGVMTIDEVRKRPILTMLSGPAAGVAGVLMYEKVSDGIFFEVGGTSTDISVVKNGKVMVKYAEIGGHKTYLNSLDVRTLGIAGGSMIKVKNGKIVDVGPRSAHIAGLDYEVFAREEDMKEPKLKYISPREGDDKNYAVIETSNGKVFSLTLAGAANVAGMVPEGDYARGNVDVAIKAFEVLAKELNLTVNEVANQILKVAISKVKKVVDELKEEYDLSENIINLVGGGGSASIVVPFLAKETGYKFTISKNAPYISTIGVALAMIRDVVERTIPNPTNDDIRLIRKEALESAVRSGAKADTVEVTVNIDKKKNIIRAIATGATELRTKDLGSKKLDNKELADIASKSMNISQENIYLDSEVGNWKIFKGEIVKKRLFGLIKSKKTPVRVLDCDGVLRLQKNWGKSCITNGAEINKTLETFIDENTKYGDGGSEIPSTYVFLGHRMIDLSGLSQKEQMISLVEMELSDAQQDEKIVILVSR is encoded by the coding sequence ATGGGTGAAAAGAAATACAGAATAGGAATAGATGTAGGGGGAACATTTACAGATGCTGTTGTAATAGATAACGAAACTTATGAGATTATAGGAAAAGAGAAAATCCCTACTACTCACAATGCAAAAGAGGGTGTAGCTAAGGGAATTATTGATATAATTCAAAAAATAATAATTAATAATAATATAAACGCTGATGATATAATTTTTATAGCTCACGGGACTACACAGGCTACAAACGCATTATTGGAGGGTGATGTTTCACCTGTTGGAATTATAGCTATAGGTACTGGTATAGAATCGATAAAAAGCAAGTCAGAAACCCAGATAGGAGATATCGAGTTAGCTAAAGGTAAGTTTTTAAAAACTGAACATGCTTTCATAGATTCTAAAGGTTTGAATGAAAAAGAAAATGAAATCAAAGATTTAATAAAACGGTTTAAAGAAAATGGCATAGGCACAATTGTATCTACAGAAGCATATAGTGTCGATAATCCTGAGAATGAAGAAAAAGTGTTAGAAGTAGGTAGAAAGCTAGGCTACTATGGAACTGCAAGTCATGAAATATCTAAGTTATATGGTCTCAAAACTAGGACTAGGACTGCTGTAATAAATGGGAGTATTATACCAAGAATGATGGAAACAGCTAATATGACTGAGAGTAGTGTTATAGATGCAGGAATAAAATCACCTTTAATGATTATGAGATGTGATGGTGGAGTTATGACTATTGATGAAGTAAGGAAAAGACCTATTTTAACTATGCTTTCAGGACCAGCTGCCGGAGTCGCAGGAGTATTAATGTATGAAAAGGTGTCTGATGGAATTTTCTTCGAAGTTGGTGGTACTAGTACAGATATTTCTGTTGTAAAAAATGGAAAAGTCATGGTAAAATATGCAGAAATCGGGGGACATAAGACATATCTAAATTCATTGGATGTAAGAACGTTGGGAATAGCTGGTGGAAGCATGATAAAGGTGAAAAATGGCAAAATTGTTGATGTAGGACCTAGAAGTGCACATATAGCAGGACTTGATTACGAAGTTTTTGCAAGAGAAGAGGATATGAAAGAACCCAAATTAAAATATATAAGTCCAAGAGAAGGAGACGATAAAAATTATGCAGTAATAGAGACTTCTAATGGCAAAGTGTTTTCGCTTACTTTAGCAGGGGCTGCTAATGTTGCTGGTATGGTTCCTGAAGGAGACTATGCAAGAGGTAATGTTGATGTAGCTATAAAAGCATTTGAAGTTCTTGCAAAAGAATTGAACTTAACAGTTAATGAAGTTGCTAATCAAATTCTTAAGGTAGCAATTTCAAAGGTGAAAAAAGTCGTTGACGAATTAAAAGAAGAGTATGATCTTAGTGAAAATATCATAAATTTAGTAGGTGGCGGAGGAAGTGCATCAATAGTAGTTCCTTTCTTAGCAAAGGAGACTGGATATAAATTTACTATATCAAAAAATGCTCCATATATATCTACTATTGGTGTTGCATTAGCAATGATTAGGGACGTTGTAGAAAGGACAATACCAAATCCTACTAATGATGATATTAGGTTAATAAGAAAAGAAGCATTAGAATCAGCCGTAAGGTCAGGAGCAAAAGCTGACACAGTGGAAGTAACTGTTAATATTGATAAAAAGAAAAACATTATAAGAGCTATAGCAACAGGAGCTACAGAATTAAGAACTAAGGATTTAGGTTCAAAAAAATTAGACAATAAAGAATTAGCAGATATTGCATCTAAATCAATGAATATTTCTCAGGAAAACATATATTTAGATTCTGAAGTAGGTAATTGGAAAATATTTAAAGGAGAAATAGTAAAGAAAAGATTGTTTGGACTAATTAAATCAAAGAAAACTCCTGTAAGGGTTTTAGATTGTGATGGTGTTTTAAGACTCCAAAAAAACTGGGGGAAATCCTGTATTACTAATGGAGCTGAAATAAATAAGACATTGGAAACATTTATTGATGAAAACACCAAGTATGGAGATGGAGGATCTGAAATACCTAGCACTTATGTTTTCCTTGGACATAGAATGATAGATTTATCCGGGTTAAGTCAAAAGGAACAAATGATTTCTTTAGTAGAAATGGAACTTAGCGATGCACAGCAAGATGAAAAGATAGTAATATTAGTATCTCGCTAA
- a CDS encoding PTS sugar transporter subunit IIB, whose translation MAKMRILLICGSGASSGFMAANMRKAAKKYGIDAEIEARSDTMLDDYIDKIDVLLVGPHLKFMETTLKEKCSKYNVPVAVIDNTTYGSLDGKRGLAIAQKTIKGTLNN comes from the coding sequence ATGGCAAAAATGAGAATTTTATTAATTTGTGGTTCAGGAGCTTCTAGTGGATTTATGGCTGCTAACATGAGAAAGGCAGCTAAAAAATATGGTATAGATGCTGAAATAGAAGCAAGAAGTGACACTATGCTAGATGATTATATCGATAAAATTGATGTATTACTAGTTGGACCACACTTGAAATTTATGGAGACAACACTAAAAGAAAAATGTAGTAAATACAATGTTCCAGTAGCTGTGATTGATAACACAACTTATGGAAGTTTAGATGGCAAACGTGGACTAGCTATAGCTCAAAAAACAATAAAAGGTACATTAAATAATTAA
- a CDS encoding ROK family protein, with the protein MKKINKGANQISLKHLNQTLIIDKIKNSKAISRAELSKNIGLSAPSISKNIEELLDKGIILETGIGESKGGRRPIVLAYNYDYGHIIGIALKEDSITVIISNLSGEVINEYNLEGNLTKTEEQDILIMINESISKIMEESKIQLDSLKCIVLSLPGIIDDNSVKVSNIFPCLQGKVIVDSIMKRFNTKVIIKNDINTRAIGEYWKLPENDLKNFIYISPEKTGVGAGVILNGKLFEGSSFGAGEVGYMLLNTEFLANDFSKNDIKYLEKIISKENVFKYAYDLAIKNGGYIRERVKDDQNNINLKILVEAIKQEDEVGLKVMEFLSRYFAITVHNIATILNPDVIVLGGMIKQIGNPIYDSIKKYLEKISIIPIDIRLANFNDISQLYGCIYFGIKYIDENILNL; encoded by the coding sequence ATGAAGAAAATTAATAAAGGTGCCAATCAAATATCATTAAAACATCTAAATCAAACTTTGATTATAGATAAAATAAAAAATTCTAAAGCTATATCTCGAGCTGAACTTTCAAAGAATATAGGCTTAAGTGCTCCTAGTATTTCCAAAAATATTGAGGAACTTTTAGATAAAGGTATTATTTTAGAAACAGGTATAGGAGAATCAAAGGGTGGTAGACGACCTATAGTGCTAGCTTATAATTATGATTATGGCCATATAATAGGTATTGCACTAAAAGAAGATAGTATTACTGTTATTATTTCAAATTTATCTGGAGAAGTAATAAATGAATATAATTTGGAAGGAAATCTTACTAAAACAGAGGAACAAGATATTTTAATTATGATAAATGAAAGTATATCAAAGATAATGGAGGAATCAAAGATACAATTAGATTCATTAAAATGTATAGTTTTGTCTTTACCAGGCATTATTGATGATAATTCAGTCAAAGTATCGAATATTTTTCCTTGCTTACAAGGAAAAGTTATTGTTGATTCAATAATGAAAAGATTTAATACAAAGGTCATAATTAAGAATGATATTAATACAAGAGCTATAGGTGAGTACTGGAAATTACCAGAAAATGATTTGAAAAATTTTATCTATATTAGTCCTGAAAAAACAGGAGTAGGAGCAGGAGTTATTTTAAATGGTAAGTTGTTTGAGGGTAGTAGTTTTGGTGCAGGTGAAGTAGGATATATGCTCTTAAACACAGAATTTTTAGCTAACGATTTTAGTAAAAACGATATTAAATATTTGGAAAAAATAATATCTAAAGAAAATGTTTTCAAATATGCATATGATTTAGCTATAAAAAATGGAGGCTACATTAGAGAAAGGGTTAAAGATGATCAAAATAATATCAATTTAAAGATATTAGTTGAAGCAATAAAGCAAGAGGATGAAGTTGGACTTAAAGTAATGGAGTTTTTATCAAGATATTTTGCTATAACGGTACATAATATAGCGACTATACTTAATCCTGATGTAATAGTTTTAGGAGGTATGATAAAACAGATTGGAAATCCAATTTACGATTCCATTAAGAAATATCTAGAGAAAATATCCATAATTCCTATAGATATAAGACTGGCAAATTTTAATGACATATCTCAACTTTACGGATGTATATACTTTGGGATTAAATATATTGATGAAAATATATTAAATTTATAA
- a CDS encoding PTS lactose/cellobiose transporter subunit IIA — protein sequence MENNTNETKMTQVAMEIILHAGDARLGLSEVIKCIEANDFEGADIKLTEAKKEITIAHKAQTNLIQEEANGVKHENSLLFNHAQDTLMTISSEWNITSNLVRLFRSLKESK from the coding sequence ATGGAAAATAATACAAATGAAACAAAAATGACACAAGTTGCTATGGAAATCATTTTACATGCAGGAGATGCACGCCTTGGCTTATCAGAGGTTATTAAGTGTATTGAAGCTAATGATTTTGAAGGTGCAGATATTAAATTAACTGAAGCTAAGAAGGAAATCACAATTGCTCATAAAGCACAAACAAATTTAATTCAGGAAGAAGCTAATGGAGTAAAACACGAAAATTCATTACTATTTAATCATGCACAAGACACTTTAATGACTATATCAAGTGAATGGAATATAACATCTAATTTAGTAAGACTGTTCCGTTCTTTAAAGGAAAGCAAATAA
- a CDS encoding transporter, translated as MLQGMLILLVFVLSAIGMMSKKLPALIALPLMAVLIAIISKIPFNEILTTIIGGGAVRLSSAMAAAMFGGMLSQVINRTGIANSIIKRAAELAGDNPMIVAFVIAAAVAFVFTSIGGLGAIIMVGTIVLPIMISVGINALLAASIMLISFKIGLLFNMYNYAFYSDVLGIPIADLKIFALVYGAITAIATIVFIIFNVRKSKTRTAWAMPNANMVKQDKKNVPIYALITPIIPILLVFIWNVNVIAAIIVGALYGILTTKPKEIVNILSSSFIEGIKDVAPAVALMIGIGMVLLAVMNEATASIMQPIIAAVVPSSKISYILFFALLSPLALYRGPLNLWGLGSGIAGLMLATGSLSPMVITAALLALSAVQDVADPTNTHNVWICNFVEVDTSTVLKKVFPYVFGVAVLCLIYTTMFIW; from the coding sequence ATGTTACAAGGTATGTTAATTTTATTAGTTTTTGTATTAAGTGCAATAGGAATGATGAGTAAAAAGTTACCTGCATTAATAGCACTTCCTCTAATGGCTGTATTAATAGCTATTATTTCAAAGATACCATTCAATGAAATTTTGACTACTATTATAGGTGGAGGCGCAGTTAGACTTTCAAGTGCTATGGCGGCAGCTATGTTTGGAGGTATGCTATCACAGGTAATTAATAGAACTGGAATAGCAAATTCAATAATAAAGAGAGCTGCTGAATTAGCTGGAGATAACCCAATGATAGTTGCTTTTGTTATTGCAGCTGCTGTAGCTTTTGTATTTACTTCAATAGGAGGACTTGGTGCTATTATCATGGTTGGTACTATAGTATTACCAATTATGATTTCAGTAGGCATAAATGCTCTTTTGGCTGCTTCGATTATGCTTATTTCTTTTAAAATAGGTCTTTTATTTAACATGTACAACTATGCATTTTATAGTGATGTACTAGGAATTCCTATTGCGGATTTAAAAATATTTGCACTAGTATATGGAGCTATAACGGCAATAGCAACAATAGTATTTATTATCTTCAATGTTAGAAAAAGCAAAACAAGGACAGCATGGGCAATGCCTAATGCAAATATGGTAAAGCAGGATAAAAAAAATGTACCAATTTATGCATTAATTACTCCTATTATACCAATTTTATTAGTGTTTATATGGAATGTAAACGTTATAGCAGCAATAATTGTTGGTGCACTATATGGAATATTAACTACAAAACCTAAAGAAATAGTAAACATTCTTTCAAGTAGTTTTATTGAAGGAATCAAAGATGTTGCACCTGCTGTTGCATTAATGATTGGAATAGGAATGGTTTTACTAGCAGTTATGAATGAAGCAACAGCTTCTATAATGCAACCTATAATTGCAGCAGTTGTTCCTTCATCTAAAATATCATACATATTATTCTTTGCATTATTATCACCATTAGCTCTTTATAGAGGACCGTTAAACTTATGGGGACTAGGTAGTGGGATAGCAGGATTAATGCTTGCAACAGGATCATTAAGTCCAATGGTTATCACAGCCGCTTTATTAGCTTTAAGTGCAGTACAAGACGTTGCTGATCCAACAAATACTCATAATGTATGGATATGTAACTTTGTAGAAGTAGATACTTCGACAGTTCTAAAGAAAGTATTTCCATATGTCTTTGGAGTTGCAGTATTATGTTTGATTTATACAACAATGTTCATTTGGTAA
- a CDS encoding glycoside hydrolase family 1 protein, producing the protein MKKYEQSFPDGFLWGGAVSAHQLEGAYKQDGKGMSIPDYMPMDLTTLKRNVVEKLELDPNKYYPSHEAIDHYNRYKEDLSLFAEMGFKTLRTSIHWARIFPKGDELEPNEAGLKHYDDYFDELLKYGIEPIVTLSHYETPAHITEEYGGWDNRKVIELFERYAKTVLERYKDKVKYWITFNQINDITFIPSMAAGLVFKEGENRYQRTYQAAHHRFVASSLAVKAGREINPNMKIGMMVYSNPVYPYTCNPDDVLLAKQREREQVYFFSDVQLRGEYPAFSKRFFREHNINLEIMDGDLELLKEYTADYLTFSYYMSSAASTNTELPTTLGNVVFGVKNPHLKASDWGWQIDPKGLRIALNDYYDRYQKPIIITENGLGAVDLVNGSGEIMDDYRIDYLKRHIEQMKEAINDGVNLIGYTMWGPIDIVSASTGEMKKRYGFIYVDKDNDGNGTLERKRKKSFYWYKKVIETNGNDLSNN; encoded by the coding sequence ATGAAAAAATATGAACAAAGTTTTCCAGATGGATTTTTATGGGGTGGCGCAGTTTCTGCTCATCAATTAGAAGGTGCATATAAACAAGATGGTAAAGGAATGAGTATCCCTGATTATATGCCAATGGACTTAACCACCCTAAAACGTAACGTTGTGGAAAAATTAGAATTAGACCCAAATAAGTATTACCCATCACACGAAGCAATAGACCATTATAATCGATACAAGGAAGATCTATCTTTATTTGCTGAGATGGGATTTAAAACACTACGCACTTCAATTCATTGGGCTAGAATATTTCCTAAAGGAGATGAATTAGAACCCAATGAAGCAGGACTTAAGCATTACGATGACTATTTCGACGAATTATTAAAATATGGTATAGAGCCAATTGTAACACTTAGTCATTATGAAACCCCTGCACATATAACTGAAGAATATGGTGGTTGGGATAACCGTAAAGTAATTGAACTCTTTGAACGCTATGCTAAAACTGTACTTGAACGATATAAAGATAAGGTTAAATATTGGATTACCTTTAATCAAATAAATGACATAACATTTATCCCCAGTATGGCTGCTGGACTTGTTTTTAAAGAAGGTGAAAATAGATATCAAAGAACATATCAGGCAGCTCATCATCGATTTGTTGCTAGTTCACTAGCTGTAAAAGCAGGAAGAGAAATTAATCCAAATATGAAAATTGGAATGATGGTCTATTCAAATCCAGTTTATCCCTATACTTGCAATCCAGATGATGTACTGTTAGCTAAACAACGAGAAAGAGAACAAGTATATTTCTTTAGCGATGTACAATTAAGAGGGGAATATCCAGCTTTCTCAAAACGATTCTTTAGAGAGCATAATATTAATTTAGAAATTATGGATGGAGATTTAGAATTGCTTAAAGAGTATACTGCAGATTACCTTACATTCAGTTATTATATGTCTTCTGCAGCAAGTACAAATACAGAACTTCCTACAACACTGGGTAATGTAGTATTTGGAGTTAAAAATCCACACTTAAAAGCAAGTGATTGGGGATGGCAAATTGATCCAAAAGGTTTACGCATTGCATTAAATGACTATTATGATAGATATCAAAAGCCAATAATAATTACCGAAAATGGATTAGGTGCTGTAGATCTAGTAAATGGTTCAGGTGAGATTATGGATGATTACCGTATCGACTATCTTAAACGTCATATTGAGCAAATGAAGGAAGCAATTAATGATGGTGTTAATCTAATAGGATATACAATGTGGGGACCTATTGATATTGTGTCAGCCTCTACTGGCGAAATGAAAAAACGTTATGGATTTATCTATGTAGATAAAGATAACGATGGAAATGGAACACTTGAAAGAAAAAGAAAAAAATCATTCTATTGGTATAAAAAAGTAATTGAAACAAATGGTAATGATTTAAGTAATAATTAA
- a CDS encoding glycoside hydrolase family 1 protein yields the protein MKKCQQTFPKNFLWGGAIAANQAEGAWDVGGKGVCAADIHRYNPKIDRKTLHSGDFSLKDIEFALKDKESYFPKRYGINFYHTYKEDLKLLAKTGMNCFRTSINWSRIFPNGDDLEPNEEGLKFYDDLFDEIRKNGMEPLITLSHYEMPINLSLKYGGWSNRKLIEFFTRYCEVCFKRYKDKVKYWILVNQINLIFFESFNALGIPSDTVKNLEQAKFQGLHHEFVACAKATKIAHEINSEFKIGMMFADCTAYPATCKPEDVLATVKKNQMQYFFGDVLLRGKYPKYCNRFFNERNITIHMESGDEEVLSENTADFMSISYYYTKINSAENSTDLGDLSKNPYLKESIWGWEIDPVGLRTNLNKYYDRYGKPIIIAENGIGALDTVESDGSIHDDYRIDYLKQHVEQMKEAIKDGVELIGYCPWGPIDIISCSSAEMSKRYGFIYVDLDDLGKGTGKRIKKDSFEWYKRVIASNGEFLD from the coding sequence ATGAAAAAATGTCAACAAACATTTCCCAAGAATTTTTTATGGGGAGGTGCTATTGCAGCTAATCAAGCAGAGGGTGCATGGGATGTAGGTGGAAAAGGAGTTTGTGCTGCTGATATTCATCGATACAACCCCAAAATAGATCGTAAAACGCTACACAGTGGAGATTTTTCCTTAAAAGACATTGAGTTTGCATTAAAAGATAAAGAATCATATTTTCCTAAAAGATATGGTATTAACTTTTATCATACGTATAAAGAAGATTTAAAATTGCTAGCAAAAACAGGAATGAACTGTTTTAGAACTTCAATTAACTGGTCAAGAATTTTCCCAAATGGTGATGATTTAGAACCAAATGAAGAAGGATTAAAATTCTATGATGACTTATTTGATGAAATAAGAAAAAATGGTATGGAACCATTAATCACATTATCTCACTATGAAATGCCTATAAATCTATCATTAAAATATGGTGGATGGAGTAATCGTAAATTGATTGAATTTTTTACTCGGTATTGTGAAGTTTGTTTCAAACGTTACAAAGATAAAGTGAAATATTGGATTTTAGTTAACCAAATTAACTTGATTTTCTTTGAATCATTTAATGCATTAGGAATTCCAAGTGATACAGTTAAAAATTTAGAACAAGCAAAATTTCAAGGACTTCATCATGAATTCGTTGCATGTGCCAAAGCTACAAAAATTGCACATGAAATAAACTCTGAATTTAAGATCGGTATGATGTTTGCAGATTGTACTGCTTATCCAGCTACTTGTAAACCTGAAGATGTTTTAGCTACTGTGAAAAAAAATCAAATGCAATATTTCTTTGGAGATGTTTTATTGAGGGGAAAATATCCAAAATATTGTAACCGCTTCTTCAATGAAAGAAATATTACAATTCACATGGAATCAGGTGATGAAGAAGTCCTTAGTGAAAACACAGCAGATTTCATGTCAATAAGTTACTACTATACAAAAATTAACTCAGCAGAAAATTCAACTGATTTAGGTGATCTATCAAAAAACCCATACTTAAAAGAATCTATCTGGGGATGGGAAATTGACCCTGTAGGATTAAGAACAAATTTAAATAAATATTACGATCGTTATGGTAAACCAATTATCATTGCAGAAAATGGTATTGGGGCTTTAGACACAGTTGAAAGTGATGGTTCTATCCATGATGATTACCGTATTGACTATTTAAAACAACACGTTGAACAAATGAAAGAAGCTATCAAAGATGGCGTAGAACTGATTGGATATTGCCCTTGGGGACCAATTGACATCATAAGTTGTTCATCAGCTGAAATGTCTAAAAGATATGGATTCATTTATGTCGACCTTGATGACCTAGGAAAAGGTACTGGAAAACGTATTAAAAAGGATAGTTTTGAATGGTACAAACGAGTAATAGCATCTAACGGTGAATTTTTAGATTAG